The Scomber japonicus isolate fScoJap1 chromosome 8, fScoJap1.pri, whole genome shotgun sequence genome has a segment encoding these proteins:
- the si:ch211-203d1.3 gene encoding protein phosphatase Slingshot homolog 3, translated as MALLTLHRIPSIATDPDESLQRRGRLQKRESFALVKGAVLLLEDGKREGLQEETSPIKQGVDASSTRHRHLHAMFELLRPEDTIKLAVQLESVSTVRVRYLIVVSTPSSKQESILLGMDFPNSDSDQCTIGLVLPIWSDTQVYLDGDGGFSVTTAEETRIFKPVSMQTMWSVLQVLHGCCERAVKAVLIPGSGLEWAQHYQQHIESDRFCLNEWEAMNDLESVRKDVDGQSSADRMSNERLIKEHLRDIMRTEDLDNLTSKMVHSALETRIGFDVRPFKEYIDNEILVTMAQMDKPSKIFDYLYLGSEWNAANFEELQKNNIGYILNVTREIDNFFPESFNYMNIRVYDVEATDLLPHWTDTFNFINTARKSGQAVLVHCKMGVSRSASTVIAYAMKQQHWPLDVALGFVRECRSIVKPNDGFMKQLQTYNGILNASQQRHSALWRRKSRDQRQKSVHKQRGEGEGKQEEGEEEEEEEEEEDEGLDEEEEEEDDDDVDSPTERDASEEETEVFEGPASKSDTNQEPEQTAASGVGPIITVNEPEKVASSVNRSGRMNLFSLMQSISELDDEDKARGQLPGSPRRSPGQRRRSHGRRGLIHQRACVDVSPEPRSLPTAADESKP; from the exons ATGGCTCTGTTGACCCTGCACAGGATCCCATCCATCGCCACTGATCCA GATGAAAGCCTCCAAAGAAGAGGGAGACTTCAGAAAAG GGAGAGCTTTGCCCTTGTGAAGGGGGCTGTCCTCCTGCTGGAGGATGGCAAGAGAGAGGGGCTTCAAGAGGAGACTTCTCCCATCAAGCAAGGAGTCGACGCTTCAAGCACACGACACAGACACCTCCATGCCATGTTTGAACTGCTCAGACCAGAAGATACCATAAAGCTG GCGGTGCAGCTGGAGTCCGTCAGCACAGTCAGAGTCAGGTATCTGATCGTCGTCTCCACCCCCAGCAGCAAACAGGAGAGCATCCTGCTCGGCATGGATTTCCCCAACTCAGACAG TGATCAGTGCACCATTGGCCTGGTTCTGCCGATATGGAGCGACACGCAGGTGTATCTGGACGGAGATGG CGGTTTTAGCGTGACCACGGCAGAAGAGACCAGAATTTTTAAACCTGTTTCCATGCAGACCATGTG GTCAGTGCTGCAGGTGTTGCATGGCTGCTGCGAGCGGGCAGTCAAGGCAGTGTTGATTCCAGGCTCCGGTCTAGAGTGGGCGCAGCACTACCAGCAGCACATCGAATCTGACCGTTTCTGCCTTAACGAGTGGGAGGCCATGAACGACCTGGAGTCAGTCAGGAAGGACGTTGATGGACAGAG CTCGGCAGACAGAATGTCCAATGAGAGGCTGATCAAGGAGCACCTGAGAGACATCATGAGAACTGAAGACCTGGACAACCTGACATCTAAAATg GTGCACTCTGCCCTTGAGACCAGAATAGGGTTTGATGTGAGACCGTTCAAGGAGTACATTGATAATGAAATCCTGGTCACCATGGCTCAGATGGACAAACCCTCCAAGATATTTGACTACCTTTACCTG GGATCAGAGTGGAATGCAGCTAACTTTGAGGAGTTGCAGAAAAACAA cattGGCTACATTCTGAATGTGACGAGGGAGATCGACAACTTTTTCCCAGAGTCCTTCAATTACATGAACATCAGAGTGTACGATGTGGAGGCCACTGACCTGCTGCCCCACTGGACAGACACATTCAACTTTATCAACACTGCAAG GAAGAGCGGGCAGGCAGTGTTGGTGCACTGTAAGATGGGCGTGTCTCGCTCTGCATCCACTGTGATCGCCTACGCCATGAAGCAGCAACACTGGCCACTAGATGTGGCGTTGGGCTTTGTTAGAGAGTGCCGGTCCATTGTCAAACCCAACGACGGCTTCATGAAGCAGCTCCAGACCTACAACGGTATCCTCAACGCAAG CCAGCAGCGTCACAGCGCACTCTGGAGGCGAAAGTCAAGAGACCAAAGGCAGAAATCAGTGCACAAacagaggggagagggagagggaaagcaagaagaaggagaagaagaagaagaggaagaggaggaggaggatgagggacttgatgaggaggaggaggaggaggacgatgaTGATGTTGACAGTCCAACTGAGAGAGATGCttcagaggaagagacagag GTGTTTGAAGGACCTGCCTCAAAATCTGATACCAACCAGGAACCTGAGCAGACAGCGGCATCAGGCGTCGGTCCCATCATCACAGTAAATGAACCAGAAAAG GTGGCTTCAAGTGTTAATCGCAGCGGCAGGATGAATCTCTTCTCCCTCATGCAGTCCATCAGTGAACTAGATGATGAGGATAAAGCACGCGGACAG CTTCCTGGTAGTCCGAGGAGATCTCCTGGACAGCGGAGGCGTAGCCACGGGCGACGGGGTCTGATTCATCAGAGAGCATGCGTGGATGTTTCACCTGAACCACGAAGTCTGCCGACGGCCGCCGATGAAAGCAAACCCTAA
- the prpf19 gene encoding pre-mRNA-processing factor 19 — translation MSLVCAISNEVPEHPCVSPVSNQVFERRLIEKYIAENGTDPMNGQPLSEEQLVDIKVSHPIRPKAPSATSIPAILKSLQDEWDAVMLHSFTLRQQLQTTRQELSHALYQHDAACRVIARLTKEVTAAREALATLKPQAGLVAPQAVPASQPAAAGAGGEPMEISEQVGMTPEIIQKLQDKATILTTERKKRGKTVPEELVRAEDLSKYRQVASHAGLHSASVPGILSLDLCPSDTNKVLTGGADKNVVVFDKNEEQIVATLKGHTKKVTSVIYHPSQSVVFSASPDTTIRVWSVTGGNCVQVVRAHEAGVTGLSLHATGDYLLSSSEDQYWAFSDIQTGRVLTKVTDESAGCALTCAQFHPDGLIFGTGTADSQIKIWDLKERTNVANFPGHSGPVTSIAFSENGYYLATGAQDSSLKLWDLRKLKNFKTITLDNNYEVKSLVFDQSGTYLAVGGSDIRVYICKQWSEVLNFTDHTGLVTGVAFGENAQFLTSAGMDRSLKFYSL, via the exons ATGTCTTTGGTTTGTGCAA TCTCCAACGAGGTCCCAGAGCACCCGTGCGTCTCTCCGGTGTCCAACCAGGTGTTTGAGCGCCGGCTGATTGAGAAGTACATAGCTGAGAATGGAACGGACCCGATGAATGGACAACCTCTGTCGGAGGAGCAGCTCGTAGATATTAAAG TGTCTCATCCCATTAGACCAAAGGCGCCATCAGCAACAAGCATTCCTGCCATTCTCAAGTCTCTCCAAGATGAGTGG GATGCTGTTATGCTTCACAGCTTCACCCTGAGGCAGCAGCTGCAGACAACTCGCCAAGAGCTGTCCCATGCCCTCTACCAACATGATGCTGCCTGCAGAGTCATCGCTCGACTCACCAAAGAGGTCACTGCTGCAAGAGAAG CTCTTGCCACACTCAAACCCCAGGCTGGATTGGTTGCCCCTCAGGCAGTCCCCGCCTCTCAgccagctgcagca GGTGCTGGTGGAGAACCTATGGAGATTAGTGAACAGGTGGGAATGACCCCAGAGATCATCCAGAAG CTTCAAGACAAAGCCACCATCCTcaccacagagagaaagaag agaggaaaaactgttCCAGAGGAGCTGGTTAGAGCTGAGGATCTCAGCAAATACCGCCAAGTGGCCTCCCATGCT GGTCTTCATAGTGCCAGTGTACCTGGTATTCTTTCACTGGATCTGTGTCCTTCAGACACCAACAAAGTGCTCACCG GTGGAGCTGATAAGAACGTGGTTGTGTTTGACAAGAATGAGGAGCAGATTGTTGCAACACTTAAGGGTCACACCAAGAAGGTCACCTCTGTCATTTACCATCCATCCCAG TCGGTGGTTTTCTCTGCGTCTCCAGACACCACCATCCGTGTGTGGTCCGTCACCGGGGGCAACTGTGTCCAGGTGGTGCGTGCCCATGAGGCAGGTGTCACTGGACTGTCTCTGCATGCTACTGGGGACTACCTGCTCAGCTCTTCTGAGGATCAG TACTGGGCCTTTTCTGACATCCAAACTGGAAGAGTCCTCACCAAAGTCACTGATGAAAGCGCTGGCTGTG CTCTCACCTGTGCTCAGTTCCACCCTGATGGTCTCATCTTTGGTACTGGAACGGCTGACTCCCAAATCAAGATCTGGGATCTGAAGGAACGCACCAACGTGGCCAACTTCCCGGGCCACTCTGGCCCCGTCACCTCCATTGCTTTCTCTGAGAACGGATACTATCTGGCTACAG GTGCCCAGGATAGCTCTCTGAAACTGTGGGATCTGAGGAAACTGAAGAACTTCAAGACCATCACCTTGGACAACAACTATGAG gTGAAATCCCTCGTGTTTGACCAGAGCGGTACCTACTTGGCTGTAGGAGGGTCTGACATCCGTGTCTACATCTGCAAACAGTGGTCTGAGGTCCTCAACTTCACCG ACCACACCGGATTGGTGACTGGCGTGGCCTTCGGAGAGAACGCTCAGTTCTTGACCTCTGCAGGAATGGACAGAAGTCTCAAATTTTACAGTTTGTAG
- the LOC128363124 gene encoding uncharacterized protein LOC128363124 isoform X2 has protein sequence MAEGRSCPVAPSLSMVNRDTRGLKLKFFKLWDPVNNNDYIFIFHFPSDALSYHRLHPPIIFLFTILHVNAGHAFNVTRYTKESLNLPLFLPVPHAHLIFTPARHPDESSLGPFDPKPPRGPVQLIREGQITDHDMRYRGLISLGRNGSIYEVIIVRLTSRHDGVYEIRDGDGNLVSSTWLHVIEKGGRWRALLKSITVPSGMFVSLAGFILFMKRYPTCTLSQIAAGFRSNHTPPANPPRVNIQDYSQAHPHPSGFSYPQQPVTPMKWIPRVSPTHTGYTPVMEGTPSQLTPQVTPAHVRAENQEAHRLAAGTSPSHNSTTEETSNEEERKISFSVPGGSDCLHSSEDCVQFQIKKDGDKERWSKSQEYFSALPLDMDTSESYSVYTSEKLDCL, from the exons ATGGCAGAGGGAAGGTCTTGTCCCGTAGCACCCTCACTGTCCATGGTAAACAGAGACACCAGAGGATTAAAGTTGAAGTTTTTTAAACTTTGGGATCCTGTCAACAATAATGattatatttttatctttcaCTTTCCATCCGATGCACTCTCATATCATCGCCTTCATCCTCCCATCATCTTTCTGTTCACAATACTGCATGTGAATGCAGGGCATGCTTTCAATGTCACCCGCTACACTAAGGAATCCCTTAACCTGcccctctttcttcctgtccCTCACGCTCACCTCATTTTTACCCCCGCCCGACACCCTGATGAATCCTCTCTGGGCCCTTTCGACCCTAAGCCCCCCCGTGGTCCTGTGCAGCTGATTCGCGAGGGCCAGATAACAGACCACGACATGCGGTACAGGGGTCTGATCTCTCTGGGCAGAAATGGCTCCATCTATGAAGTCATCATAGTGAGACTGACTTCAAGGCACGATGGGGTATATGAAATCAGAGATGGGGATGGCAACCTGGTGTCCTCCACCTGGTTGCATGTGATTG AAAAGGGGGGTAGATGGCGAGCACTTCTCAAGTCCATCACTGTCCCTTCTGGCATGTTTGTGTCGCTGGCTGGTTTCATCCTATTCATGAAGCGCTACCCTACCTGCACCCTGTCGCAGATCGCTGCTGGTTTTAGATCAAACCACACACCACCAGCCAATCCTCCGAGGGTCAACATCCAG GATTACAGTCAGGCCCACCCTCATCCCTCAGGCTTCAGTTACCCTCAGCAGCCTGTAACACCAATGAAATGGATCCCGAGAGTCAGTCCAACCCATACT GGTTACACTCCTGTTATGGAAGGAACTCCATCTCAACTAACTCCTCAAGTAACTCCTGCTCATGTGAGAGCTGAGAACCAGGAAGCACACAGACTGGCAGCTGGGACCTCCCCTAGTCATAATTCAACTACTGAG GAAACATCTaatgaggaagagaggaaaattTCCTTTTCAGTGCCCGGGGGTTCAGACTGCCTCCACTCGTCAGAAGACTGTGTTCAATTCCAAATCAAGAAAGACGGAGACAAAGAAAGGTGGAGCAAATCACAAGAGTATTTTTCTGCACTGCCACTAGACATGGACACGTCTGAATCCTACAGTGTTTACACTTCGGAGAAACTGGACTGCTTATAG
- the LOC128363124 gene encoding uncharacterized protein LOC128363124 isoform X3: MAEGRSCPVAPSLSMPPRGPVQLIREGQITDHDMRYRGLISLGRNGSIYEVIIVRLTSRHDGVYEIRDGDGNLVSSTWLHVIEKGGRWRALLKSITVPSGMFVSLAGFILFMKRYPTCTLSQIAAGFRSNHTPPANPPRVNIQDYSQAHPHPSGFSYPQQPVTPMKWIPRVSPTHTGYTPVMEGTPSQLTPQVTPAHVRAENQEAHRLAAGTSPSHNSTTEQETSNEEERKISFSVPGGSDCLHSSEDCVQFQIKKDGDKERWSKSQEYFSALPLDMDTSESYSVYTSEKLDCL, from the exons ATGGCAGAGGGAAGGTCTTGTCCCGTAGCACCCTCACTGTCCATG CCCCCCCGTGGTCCTGTGCAGCTGATTCGCGAGGGCCAGATAACAGACCACGACATGCGGTACAGGGGTCTGATCTCTCTGGGCAGAAATGGCTCCATCTATGAAGTCATCATAGTGAGACTGACTTCAAGGCACGATGGGGTATATGAAATCAGAGATGGGGATGGCAACCTGGTGTCCTCCACCTGGTTGCATGTGATTG AAAAGGGGGGTAGATGGCGAGCACTTCTCAAGTCCATCACTGTCCCTTCTGGCATGTTTGTGTCGCTGGCTGGTTTCATCCTATTCATGAAGCGCTACCCTACCTGCACCCTGTCGCAGATCGCTGCTGGTTTTAGATCAAACCACACACCACCAGCCAATCCTCCGAGGGTCAACATCCAG GATTACAGTCAGGCCCACCCTCATCCCTCAGGCTTCAGTTACCCTCAGCAGCCTGTAACACCAATGAAATGGATCCCGAGAGTCAGTCCAACCCATACT GGTTACACTCCTGTTATGGAAGGAACTCCATCTCAACTAACTCCTCAAGTAACTCCTGCTCATGTGAGAGCTGAGAACCAGGAAGCACACAGACTGGCAGCTGGGACCTCCCCTAGTCATAATTCAACTACTGAG CAGGAAACATCTaatgaggaagagaggaaaattTCCTTTTCAGTGCCCGGGGGTTCAGACTGCCTCCACTCGTCAGAAGACTGTGTTCAATTCCAAATCAAGAAAGACGGAGACAAAGAAAGGTGGAGCAAATCACAAGAGTATTTTTCTGCACTGCCACTAGACATGGACACGTCTGAATCCTACAGTGTTTACACTTCGGAGAAACTGGACTGCTTATAG
- the tcirg1b gene encoding T cell immune regulator 1, ATPase H+ transporting V0 subunit a3b, giving the protein MGSMFRSEEVCLVQLFLQSGSAYNCVSELGELGLVEFRDLNPNVNAFQRKFVGEVRRCEELEKTFTFLEQEINRSLSPPLQGPLPPPCPTPLAPQPRELITIEEESERLARELKEVSRNRDSLRAQQTQLCQYRGVLTKTHSLTASQAPPPVLETQGLFDNRQDVHLSFVAGVVHPWKVPSFERLLWRACRGYIVVDFREMEDRLEHPDTGEMVQWTVFLISYWGDQIGQKVKKICDCFRTQTFAYPESTAEREEVLQGLQGRIEDIKSVLSQTEAFLQQLLMRAVTVLPQWKVRVQKCKAVQMVLNLCSPSVTDKCLIAEAWCPIAKLPELQSALREGGRKSGSGVDSFYNRLPSTTPPPTLFPLNSFTAGFQNIVDAYGVASYREVNPAVYTIITFPFLFAVMFGDVGHGLLMTLAALWMVLEERDPKLKNNNNEIWKMMFGGRYLILLMGLFSIYTGAIYNECFSRGLSTFSSSWHVGPMFEQNIWNSSVLAGSQYLSMDPVVPGVFTDPYPFGIDPVWGLSNNKLTFLNSYKMKMSVIIGVIHMTFGVCLSFFNYLHFRQISSVFFVLIPELFFMLCLFGYLVFMVIFKWIVYTPDKSKIAPSILIHFIDMFLFTDNPSNPELYRGQTVVQKVLVVLALCSVPVLLLGKPISEYVTFKKRRRQVEEDRRPLVPDDGSINTRQGEVDGGTPEEEEFDAADVFMHQAIHTIEYCLGCISNTASYLRLWALSLAHAQLSEVLWVMVMRIALKWQGYVGSVALFVIFAFFAVLTISILLVMEGLSAFLHALRLHWVEFQNKFYSGSGYKLNPFSFSSMINASAAI; this is encoded by the exons ATGGGGTCCATGTTTCGCAGTGAGGAGGTGTGCCTGGTGCAGCTCTTCCTTCAGTCCGGCTCAGCCTACAACTGTGTCAGTGAGCTGGGAGAGCTGGGCCTGGTTGAGTTTAGAGAT TTAAATCCAAATGTGAACGCCTTTCAGAGGAAATTTGTCGGGGAGGTCAGAAGATGCGAGGAACTTGAGAAAACCTTTA CCTTCCTGGAGCAGGAGATAAATCGCTCCCTGTCTCCGCCATTGCAGggtcccctccctcctccatgtCCGACACCTTTGGCGCCTCAGCCCCGCGAACTCATCACCATAGAGGAGGAGAGCGAGAGGCTGGCCAGAGAGCTCAAAGAG GTGTCCAGGAATAGAGACAGCCTTCGGGCTCAGCAGACCCAGCTCTGTCAGTACCGAGGAGTCCTGACCaaaacacacagtctcacagcCTCACAG gCACCACCACCTGTACTGGAAACCCAAGGCCTGTTTGATAACCGCCAAGATGTCCACCTCAG ttttGTGGCAGGAGTGGTCCATCCGTGGAAGGTCCCCTCATTTGAGCGATTGCTGTGGCGGGCATGTCGCGGTTATATTGTGGTGGATTTCAGAGAAATGGAGGATCGTCTCGAGCACCCGGACACG GGAGAAATGGTGCAATGGACCGTGTTTCTCATTTCCTATTGGGGAGATCAGATTGGACAGAAAGTCAAGAAGATCTGTGATTG CTTCCGCACACAGACATTTGCATACCCTGAGAGCactgctgagagagaggaggttcTCCAGGGACTTCAAGGCAGAATTGAAGATATCAAATCA GTGTTATCTCAGACGGAGGCcttcctgcagcagctgctgaTGCGGGCGGTGACCGTGCTGCCCCAGTGGAAGGTTCGGGTCCAGAAGTGCAAGGCGGTCCAGATGGTCTTAAACCTTTGCAGTCCCTCCGTCACTGACAAATGCCTGATCGCTGAAGCCTGGTGTCCCATCGCCAAGCTGCCTGAACTGCAGAGCGCACTGCGGGAGGGAGGG AGGAAGAGTGGCAGCGGGGTTGACTCTTTCTACAACCGCCTGCCTTCCACCACCCCTCCACCTACCTTGTTCCCCCTCAACTCTTTCACAGCTGGTTTCCAGAACATCGTAGACGCCTACGGGGTGGCCAGCTACCGTGAAGTCAATCCAG CGGTGTACACCATAATTACGTTCCCCTTCCTGTTTGCTGTGATGTTTGGGGATGTGGGTCACGGTTTACTGATGACTCTGGCTGCCCTATGGATGGTTCTTGAGGAGAGGGACCCcaaacttaaaaacaacaataatgag ATCTGGAAGATGATGTTTGGAGGAAGGTATCTGATTCTTCTGATGGGACTGTTTTCTATCTACACGGGGGCCATTTACAATGAGTGCTTCAGCAGAGGCCTCAGCACCTTCAGCTCATCGTGGCACGTCGGCCCTATGTTTGAGCAGAACATCTGGAA TTCGTCAGTCCTGGCAGGGAGCCAGTACTTGTCCATGGATCCTGTTGTGCCTGGTGTTTTCACCGACCCGTATCCATTTGGCATAGACCCG GTCTGGGGATTGTCCAACAACAAACTAACTTTCCTTAACTCGTACAAGATGAAAATGTCTGTCATCATTGGTGTCATTCACATGACGTTTGGAGTCTGCTTGTCATTCTTCAACTACTT GCACTTTCGCCAGATAAGCAGTGTGTTCTTCGTGTTGATCCCTGAGCTGTTCTTCATGTTGTGTCTGTTTGGATACCTGGTGTTTATGGTCATCTTCAAGTGGATTGTCTACACTCCCGACAAGTCCAAAATAGCTCCCAGTATACTCATCCACTTCATAGACATGTTCCTCTTCACAGACAACCCCAGCAACCCAGAGCTCTAtagaggacag ACGGTGGTGCAGAAGGTCCTGGTGGTGCTGGCTCTGTGTTCTGTCCCAGTCCTCCTGCTGGGGAAACCCATCAGTGAATATGTCACATTCAAGAAAAGAAGACGTCAAGTG GAGGAAGACAGACGCCCACTGGTGCCTGATGACGGCTCCATTAACACACGTCAAGGGGAGGTGGATGGAGGAACTCCTGAAGAGGAG GAGTTTGATGCTGCAGATGTGTTCATGCATCAGGCCATCCACACTATAGAGTACTGCTTGGGATGCATCTCTAATACCGCCTCTTACCTCCGACTGTGGGCCCTCAGTTTGGCGCACGCAC AGCTGTCAGAGGTGCTGTGGGTGATGGTGATGCGTATCGCCCTGAAGTGGCAGGGCTATGTAGGATCTGTAGCTCTCTTTGTGATTTTCGCCTTCTTTGCTGTGTTGACCATCTCCATCCTGCTGGTTATGGAGGGCCTCTCAGCTTTCCTGCACGCTCTCCGTCTGCATTG GGTGGAGTTTCAGAACAAGTTCTACAGTGGATCAGGGTACAAGCTGAACCCTTTCTCCTTCTCATCTATGATCAATGCGTCCGCTGCTATATGA
- the LOC128363124 gene encoding uncharacterized protein LOC128363124 isoform X1, which translates to MAEGRSCPVAPSLSMVNRDTRGLKLKFFKLWDPVNNNDYIFIFHFPSDALSYHRLHPPIIFLFTILHVNAGHAFNVTRYTKESLNLPLFLPVPHAHLIFTPARHPDESSLGPFDPKPPRGPVQLIREGQITDHDMRYRGLISLGRNGSIYEVIIVRLTSRHDGVYEIRDGDGNLVSSTWLHVIEKGGRWRALLKSITVPSGMFVSLAGFILFMKRYPTCTLSQIAAGFRSNHTPPANPPRVNIQDYSQAHPHPSGFSYPQQPVTPMKWIPRVSPTHTGYTPVMEGTPSQLTPQVTPAHVRAENQEAHRLAAGTSPSHNSTTEQETSNEEERKISFSVPGGSDCLHSSEDCVQFQIKKDGDKERWSKSQEYFSALPLDMDTSESYSVYTSEKLDCL; encoded by the exons ATGGCAGAGGGAAGGTCTTGTCCCGTAGCACCCTCACTGTCCATGGTAAACAGAGACACCAGAGGATTAAAGTTGAAGTTTTTTAAACTTTGGGATCCTGTCAACAATAATGattatatttttatctttcaCTTTCCATCCGATGCACTCTCATATCATCGCCTTCATCCTCCCATCATCTTTCTGTTCACAATACTGCATGTGAATGCAGGGCATGCTTTCAATGTCACCCGCTACACTAAGGAATCCCTTAACCTGcccctctttcttcctgtccCTCACGCTCACCTCATTTTTACCCCCGCCCGACACCCTGATGAATCCTCTCTGGGCCCTTTCGACCCTAAGCCCCCCCGTGGTCCTGTGCAGCTGATTCGCGAGGGCCAGATAACAGACCACGACATGCGGTACAGGGGTCTGATCTCTCTGGGCAGAAATGGCTCCATCTATGAAGTCATCATAGTGAGACTGACTTCAAGGCACGATGGGGTATATGAAATCAGAGATGGGGATGGCAACCTGGTGTCCTCCACCTGGTTGCATGTGATTG AAAAGGGGGGTAGATGGCGAGCACTTCTCAAGTCCATCACTGTCCCTTCTGGCATGTTTGTGTCGCTGGCTGGTTTCATCCTATTCATGAAGCGCTACCCTACCTGCACCCTGTCGCAGATCGCTGCTGGTTTTAGATCAAACCACACACCACCAGCCAATCCTCCGAGGGTCAACATCCAG GATTACAGTCAGGCCCACCCTCATCCCTCAGGCTTCAGTTACCCTCAGCAGCCTGTAACACCAATGAAATGGATCCCGAGAGTCAGTCCAACCCATACT GGTTACACTCCTGTTATGGAAGGAACTCCATCTCAACTAACTCCTCAAGTAACTCCTGCTCATGTGAGAGCTGAGAACCAGGAAGCACACAGACTGGCAGCTGGGACCTCCCCTAGTCATAATTCAACTACTGAG CAGGAAACATCTaatgaggaagagaggaaaattTCCTTTTCAGTGCCCGGGGGTTCAGACTGCCTCCACTCGTCAGAAGACTGTGTTCAATTCCAAATCAAGAAAGACGGAGACAAAGAAAGGTGGAGCAAATCACAAGAGTATTTTTCTGCACTGCCACTAGACATGGACACGTCTGAATCCTACAGTGTTTACACTTCGGAGAAACTGGACTGCTTATAG
- the mrpl18 gene encoding 39S ribosomal protein L18, mitochondrial, whose amino-acid sequence MSLRGVSRCVRLLFAHIHSAAATNHTARCLSQAASQPRPIADENEAVNPTFVNRNPRNLEQMSLAVKDRGWKTVWPHREFYHRLVFSRTQHHVTAEVFSSSSPVPVLSCSTKEWAVKKELASTNCVAACQAVGDVLAHRCHQAGITRMVYKAIPWTYRSDAVQSFRAAMKNGGITLSEPRRKYVGT is encoded by the exons ATGTCTTTGAGAGGAGTGAGCCGATGTGTGCGGCTGCTGTTTGCTCACATTCATTCAGCTGCGGCCACAAACCACACAG CTCGGTGTCTGAGTCAGGCAGCCTCCCAGCCAAGGCCCATCGCTGATGAAAATGAAGCCGTGAATCCGACCTTTGTGAACAGAAACCCGAGGAACCTGGAGCAAATGTCTCTGGCTGTGAAGGACCGAGGCTGGAAGACAGTCTGGCCTCACCGGGAGTTCTaccacag GTTGGTGTTTTCTCGCACTCAGCATCACGTGACAGCAGAAGTGTTCTCCAGCAGCTCTCCTGTCCCGGTGCTCTCCTGTTCAACCAAGGAGTGGGCAGTGAAGAAGGAGCTGGCTTCAACAAACTGCGTGGCAGCGTGTCAGGCTGTGGGCGACGTGCTGGCACATCGATGCCATCAGGCCGGCATCACCAGGATGGTTTACAAGGCCATTCCCTGGACGTACCGCTCTGACGCT GTTCAATCTTTCAGGGCAGCAATGAAAAATGGTGGAATCACCCTCAGTGAGCCCAGAAGGAAATACGTCGGGACCTGA